A section of the Gimesia sp. genome encodes:
- a CDS encoding CBS domain-containing protein: MQVRVRDLMTQSPVSVPLGTTLQQAARRMIEAESPEVYVTDHQMRLVGIVPEYNFLKQKLQLADMNAPVESIMHVQLETLSPDDDALLQAPLFRDRRNSCMPVTDEGLLIGKLNCRDLFRLMLTLDEIHCDSEQETKVSSTTEIHSSTHDINPPHLNRVNSHRQLLQLHGLIED, from the coding sequence ATGCAGGTACGAGTTCGTGATCTGATGACCCAGAGTCCGGTCAGTGTGCCACTGGGAACGACTCTTCAGCAAGCCGCCCGGCGCATGATCGAAGCAGAATCGCCTGAAGTTTACGTGACTGACCATCAAATGCGACTGGTCGGAATTGTCCCCGAGTACAATTTTCTGAAACAGAAATTGCAGCTCGCTGACATGAATGCTCCCGTTGAATCAATCATGCATGTTCAACTGGAAACCCTCTCACCGGATGATGATGCTCTGCTCCAGGCTCCCCTGTTCCGCGATCGTCGCAACAGCTGTATGCCTGTGACTGACGAAGGACTGCTGATCGGGAAACTGAACTGCCGCGATCTGTTCCGCCTGATGCTGACGCTGGATGAAATACACTGCGATTCAGAGCAGGAAACTAAAGTCTCTTCCACGACGGAAATTCATTCCTCAACGCACGACATCAATCCACCTCACCTGAATCGAGTCAATTCACACCGCCAGTTGTTACAGTTGCATGGTCTGATTGAAGATTAG
- a CDS encoding uracil-DNA glycosylase produces MSDQEQQRAQRAVRQFMESWQRSGLTHIKHVEPAPVLSAPAEVVAPAVTETKTPLRIRPVEPETPPERTSISPPEPTVEHVVEPVVETADPRKDMSVPRTTKSRLSKADRQAQLDIVAEEVSQCRKCPELAETRTQTVFGVGNPSAKIMFIGEAPGADEDKQGEPFVGRAGKLLDKIIEACQMKRSEIYIANILRCRPPGNRNPSDQEAANCRGFLDAQIEIVDPDYIVCWGSVAAKNLLHSELPIGKMRGQFYEYGRARVVCTYHPSYLLRNPSAKKNVWDDMILLFKDMGIDLKATQ; encoded by the coding sequence ATGTCTGATCAGGAACAACAGCGGGCACAACGGGCCGTACGTCAGTTTATGGAAAGCTGGCAGCGTTCCGGGCTGACGCATATCAAACACGTCGAGCCGGCGCCCGTGCTTTCTGCGCCTGCAGAAGTTGTTGCACCTGCTGTCACTGAAACAAAAACGCCGCTACGAATACGCCCCGTTGAGCCCGAGACTCCACCAGAACGCACATCGATCTCTCCGCCAGAGCCAACAGTAGAACATGTTGTTGAACCGGTTGTAGAGACCGCAGACCCGCGAAAGGATATGAGCGTGCCCCGAACAACGAAATCGAGACTTTCCAAGGCAGATCGCCAGGCACAACTGGATATTGTGGCTGAGGAAGTCTCTCAATGTCGGAAGTGTCCGGAACTGGCTGAGACACGCACTCAGACCGTGTTTGGAGTCGGGAATCCGAGTGCGAAAATCATGTTTATCGGTGAGGCACCCGGGGCGGATGAAGACAAACAGGGAGAACCCTTCGTCGGACGGGCAGGGAAGCTGCTGGATAAAATTATCGAAGCCTGCCAGATGAAGCGCAGCGAGATTTATATTGCGAATATTCTCAGGTGTCGGCCCCCTGGAAACCGGAATCCTTCCGATCAGGAAGCGGCAAACTGTCGAGGCTTTCTCGATGCTCAGATTGAGATTGTCGATCCGGATTACATCGTCTGCTGGGGCTCTGTGGCTGCAAAGAATCTGCTGCACTCAGAGCTTCCGATTGGCAAGATGCGCGGGCAGTTTTACGAATATGGCCGGGCCAGAGTCGTCTGCACCTACCATCCGTCTTACCTGCTGAGAAATCCATCCGCTAAGAAGAACGTCTGGGATGACATGATCTTACTGTTCAAAGATATGGGCATTGACCTCAAAGCCACACAATAA
- a CDS encoding TlpA disulfide reductase family protein, translated as MILTQLIHNLRQQSLFRTAFVCSLLLFTFSCSTQESQETTKTEPQPEAAPSETATPEAKPAKTEEITLTLSDASGFEEILKQQQGKVVLVDFWATWCIPCVKNFHHTVEWNQNLADQGLSVISVSMDESDEATQKAVREFLEKQKAQFTNVLATAADDKDPMETFGIDDGALPHYRIYDRSGKLVKKFSFADPSQEITQADIKAAIEAALKQKPE; from the coding sequence CTTTTGTTTGCAGCCTGCTGCTATTCACATTCAGCTGCTCGACACAGGAAAGCCAGGAAACGACAAAAACTGAGCCGCAGCCCGAAGCTGCTCCCTCCGAGACAGCCACTCCCGAAGCCAAACCTGCAAAGACGGAAGAAATCACACTGACGTTAAGCGATGCTTCCGGTTTTGAAGAGATCCTCAAGCAACAGCAGGGTAAAGTCGTTCTGGTTGATTTCTGGGCGACCTGGTGTATTCCCTGTGTCAAGAATTTTCACCATACAGTGGAATGGAATCAGAATCTCGCCGATCAGGGGTTGAGTGTCATCTCGGTCAGCATGGATGAATCAGACGAGGCAACCCAGAAAGCGGTTCGCGAATTTCTCGAAAAACAGAAAGCGCAATTCACTAACGTCCTGGCGACCGCTGCCGATGACAAGGATCCGATGGAGACCTTTGGAATCGATGACGGTGCGCTCCCGCATTACCGTATCTACGACCGCAGTGGGAAACTGGTTAAGAAATTCTCTTTTGCAGACCCCAGCCAGGAAATCACGCAGGCAGATATTAAAGCAGCTATCGAAGCAGCCCTGAAACAGAAACCGGAATAA